The genomic DNA ATACAAAAACTCCAGTAAAGGTTGGTGCATTTACTGTTTTAGTTAATATACTATTAAACTTAATGTTCGTAGTTTTCTTTAAAAGGCTTGCTATAGGCGGCATTGCACTGTCATACTCGATTACAAGTTTATTGAATATGATAATGCTCCAGAGGGGGCTTGCTAAAAGACTGAATGGTTTAAGAGAAAAGGAAATATTAATCTCTGGTATTAAGGCAACAATTGCATCTTTATTGATGGCAATAGCTGCGTTTGCAACGTCAAGAATAGTTGAAGCAAAGTTTGGAGTTGTATCAAAGATATCGCAGCTTATAGATGTAGGAGCGGCTGTAAGTGTTGGAATAGTAGTATATATTTTAGTTGCGGCACTTTTAAAGATGGATGAGCTAAAATTTATGGTTTCTATGATGAATAGAAAGAAGAGATAAAAAAGTCGTTAAAATCCATTCAAAGGTGCTAAATAGATTTTTATAAATTAGGGCTGTCTTATTAAGACAGCCCTTTTGAGCAATCTTTAACTTGTAGTCTAAACCTGCGGGCAAGTTTTAAAAAAGCATGGAAGCGCCATGCTTTGATTATTACATTATGCAGGTCAAAGGTTGCTCAAGAGAAGTTCTCCAATAATCAGTATAAATTAATAATATAAATTTAAATGGGAACTATAATTAATGGGTATAAATATACAAAAATTCGACATAGTCTAAAATTAAAGAAAAATAGTAAATAATTTAAATAATAAGACATAATTTAAAATTTTCAGATGAAATTTGATTTTATATTTAGGTTTTGTATGGTAAAATAGTGAAGTAATAATGTCAAAAGGAGGTATATTATGTCGGAAAAGAGAGGTTTATCCCACGGTGCTTACGGCGGAGTAAAGGGAGACGATTACGTTCCATTTATATCTGCAAGTGAAGCACTTCCGGAAGCAACATTTGTTTCTATTTTACTTGGTGTTTTATTTGCAATTATCTTTGGTGCTGCAAATACTTATCTTGGACTTAAGGTTGGTATGACAATTGCAGCCGGAATTCCAGCGGCAATACTTGGAACAGGTCTTTTAAAGGGTATATTTAGAAGAAACAATATACTTGAGGCTAATATGGTTCAGGCTATTGCTGCGATGGGTGAGTCAATAGCAGGTGGAGTTATATTTACACTTCCGGCTATTATCATCTGGGGATTTGAATTAAAACTTTCAACTATAGTTTTTGTTACATTGCTTGGAGGACTTGTAGGTATTTTATTCGTTGTTCCATTAAGAAGATATCTATTAGTTGAAGAACACGGAAATCTTGTTTATCCAGAATCAATGGCTGCAGCAGAAGTATTGGTTACAGGCAGCCAAGGTGGTGCTGGATTTAAGACAGTTATGACAGGTCTTGCAGGTGGTGGATTATTCAAATTATTTTCAGGCGGATTCAGATTCTGGCTTGAAGAACCAGAATGGACTTTAAAACCACTCCAAGGAACTATATTTGGCGTTGATGCAATGGCATCACTTGTTGGTGTTGGTTACATCGTTGGTATTGAAGCAGCTCTTTACATGTTTGCAGGTGCTATCGTAGCATGGCTTGGATTGATACCACTTATAAAATATATTGGTGCAGGTCTTACAACACCACTTTTCCCGGCAACTGTAATAATTGCTGAAATGGATGCTTGGTCAATATGGAGTAAATATATAAGATACATCGGTGCTGGTGCAGTTGCTGCAGGTGGATTTATAAGCCTTGGAAGGTCGCTTCCAACAATTGTGAATTCATTTAGGTCAGCAATTTCAGGAATAGGTGCAAAGGGTGGAACACAAAAGAGAACTGAACTTGATGTTCCAATGACATGGGTTATTGCAGGAGCTTTGTTAGTATTCTTCCTAGCATGGTTTATTCCAGTTATAAAGACTGGTCCAATAGGTGCGTTACTTGCTGTATTCTTCTCATTCTTCTTTGCGGTAGTCTCAGCAAGAATAGTTGGTCTTGTTGGTGCATCAAACAACCCAGTATCAGGTATGACAATTGCAACTTTATTATTCGTTACTACTGTATTAAGAGTAACAGGATATGCAGGGGATGCAGGAATGATTACTGCACTTGTTGCAGGTGCAATAGTTTGTGTTGCTATAGCTGTTGCTGGTGGTGCAGCACAAAGCTTAAAGACAACTTATATTATCGGTGGAACACCAAAGTATGTTGAAATAGGAATGTATATAGGTCTTGCTATAGC from Caloramator mitchellensis includes the following:
- a CDS encoding OPT family oligopeptide transporter, which translates into the protein MSEKRGLSHGAYGGVKGDDYVPFISASEALPEATFVSILLGVLFAIIFGAANTYLGLKVGMTIAAGIPAAILGTGLLKGIFRRNNILEANMVQAIAAMGESIAGGVIFTLPAIIIWGFELKLSTIVFVTLLGGLVGILFVVPLRRYLLVEEHGNLVYPESMAAAEVLVTGSQGGAGFKTVMTGLAGGGLFKLFSGGFRFWLEEPEWTLKPLQGTIFGVDAMASLVGVGYIVGIEAALYMFAGAIVAWLGLIPLIKYIGAGLTTPLFPATVIIAEMDAWSIWSKYIRYIGAGAVAAGGFISLGRSLPTIVNSFRSAISGIGAKGGTQKRTELDVPMTWVIAGALLVFFLAWFIPVIKTGPIGALLAVFFSFFFAVVSARIVGLVGASNNPVSGMTIATLLFVTTVLRVTGYAGDAGMITALVAGAIVCVAIAVAGGAAQSLKTTYIIGGTPKYVEIGMYIGLAIASVFVGMVVLMLHRIYGIGSEQIAAPQATLMSMVVKGVMTQQLPWALVVVGAVFGVMTALMGIPILPVALGLYLPIHLSAGILVGGLIRLFVEKKFKNDEKTQKEQIEKGVLLASGMVAGDALMGILVAAFAGLGIDIAFGAKIAPALTSNPWTAAVVLLAFSYWVYNFSVKKDNA